In Lactuca sativa cultivar Salinas chromosome 5, Lsat_Salinas_v11, whole genome shotgun sequence, the DNA window TGCAGCTGCAACTACTGCTATTGCAGCTTCTTCCAGGCTTTCATCTTTCAGGAAAGATACATTTGAAGAATCCGCTCACCATGAGGTAGTTGACTCTCATTTTGTTAGATAACATTTTAGGGGTAATTTCGTCATTAAAAACCGTTCTTATAATGTGATTTCTCTAAAAACTATCATTTCAGGGTGTTGAAAGTTCATGCACACAGTGAATCTTGTAGAGCTGTTAGATTTATCAATGAAGGACTTGGTAATGAACCAacattgtttatactttatatacTCTTGAACCATGTAATTTACTTTTTACCCTCAGTAGCAACATAGTTGCTGTTTCTTTAAACTTGATTTTGAATGTGTGTTTTTGTCATCAGTGATCCTCACTGGTTCTCCAGATTGTTCTATTCTTGCAATTGATATTGAAATAGGATCTCCAGTTAGTTATGGATGGATGTTCATACAATTAGGTATTATTTTCAATATTCATACAGTTAGTTATGGATGGATGTTCCAGGTGGGGGCAGATGTGCCTGCGCAAATCTTTAAGATGTCTCCCCGTTGATCGTATCTTTGTGAGGATGGGTGCAAAAGACCATATTATGGTAGGCCATGTGACTTTTATGATGCAAAGAGAGAGCTTCTGTGAATAGGTGGGGGCAGATATTACTTCATAAAttattgttttatatatatatatatatatatatatatatatatatatatatatatatataatattaattaacAAGTTTGACTTGTCAACACGTGTAGAATGCAAATGATCCCACAAATACATTGTAGGTGagggtataaaatgtttaattACCTTTTTACCCTTGAGGCTCGGGTTTAAATATTTACACAATGTTTTTACAGCTGTGAGAGGGTATGGTTTATCCTACCCGTCATCTTCAGCGGTCCGCGTCCGATTTTTACTGAATACACCTAGCATGCTAAATCTTAACCAAGAATCATTCTTTTTACTTCACAGACATCTTAACATTTCTATTTGTTATCAGAATTGTTACTTTGATCTTAGAAATAATTGTCATAAACGGATTACTCTACCATACACAGGGGACAAATACCTGCTTCATAAACAAAGCACAAAATGGATCACAGTTATGACAATGGCGACTCCAAGGCTGGAAAAGGGTGCTGGGGTGTTAGATAAGCCAGTAATAGAGAAAACAACTCCTGGAAGAGAGTCTGAGTTTGACTTGAGGTATTGTATCACTTTTAATGAAGTTTGAAATGCATATAGTAAAAGATTAGGTcgatttaccttttttttttgttttttagaaaATCAAGGAAAATGGCACCACCATATAGAGTGATGCTACACAATGACAACTACAACAAGAGGGAATATGTTGTGCAAGTGTTGATGAAGGTTATACCTGGAATGATAGTTGACAATGCAGTTAATATCATGCTCTTGACCTGGACACCACTCTAAATTGTAACTTACTCTAAATTTTAtatgtaaattttattttatcttttgaaGGGAAATTTACTGAATATTGATTGGTTGATGCAGTTAACTAGAATTGGTCGAGATGCAGTTTTATATGTTGAGTCGCTCATTGAGTCAATCATGGGAGGATTGGAAGGGCTAATCAACATTCTTGATTCTGAAGGAGGTTTTGGCTCTTTGGAGACACATGTTCTTACTATTTTATCAATTTCCTTAAAAAGTTACCAAATTCATGTATTAAATTTGATAAAGCTAACTTAATTGCTTTTTTTAAATCCTAGCTTCTACCAGAAGTCATTTGAAACTACAAATGGCTTTTGATGGGCAGGAAAGATATATGAAGGTATGATCTATATTGTAATTCAGATTCTATAACTTTTATTATGTAATCTCTTAAGTCTTAATACCCATTATTCCTTATGCATGTAGAGATCTTGGGAGCCAAGTGATAAAGCTGATCTTCACTTTGTCTACAAAGATGTTGAAGGAGTATCAACTCAATGGGATGATATTCAAAGAAAACTCAGGAACTTACCTCCCAAACCCTTTGCCTTCAAACCCGATCCCTTCACTCCTGCAGAAGACGAAGATTCCAAGCCTAAAACCAAATCTCGGATCGATAACAAGACAGAAGAACTCAAAGATTTAGAAGATGATCTTGATGATAGTTGTTTCCTCGAAGAATACAAGTACCTTCAACTCCCTTAATCCTAATATCATTTTATGAGGGTATTAAATTTCATGTGATATTTTCATGGTTTcattttcttttgtgttcttgaagCAGAAAGAGGTTAGCAGAGATGAAGCAAACAGTGGAAGTTTGAACTCGGAAAGTTCGGGCAGCATCTATGGTGGCCCGGGCAGCATCTATTTCAATATTGATTGTGTGAAAGTCATCTACTAAAGCAAGGTTGGTGTAAGAGTTAATGATGAGAACATTGTTCCAAGACCTTCAGTGAGTTATGATGatgtcccttaatagcaatgtagtattaggttatatagttaccgatgattatttgtatttgacattttatgcaatgaattatcttacttatttattgtattttattttgtatcttgTATGACATTAAtttttgtgcaatggattgtattttttgtatatggtgttttatttctattatgagaaattaaatgcaaatttaatttaaaaattaataaatatataaatttattttttaaaacatttaaatttacgatacgcaaaaatgtgtgtcatcttcatttatgacatgacctttcttgacatgggctttcttgatacgcattgcgtgtcattaacacgcacgtcgtaaggttacgacacgcgaacgcgtgtcgtcttcctttatgacaggcattccttgatacgcattgcgtgtcgtaaacgcgcgtcgtaaatgagcgtcgtaaaaacgcgtcgtctatagacgacgcgcaaaagcgcgtcgtctctctttatgagaggttcttccttgacgcgcatttgcgcgtcgtctgagccttttacgacgcgcaatgagcgtcgtaaaaggctgtttttctagtagtggatgtAGATCATGAATTACCACGCAATATGCTTGAG includes these proteins:
- the LOC111897422 gene encoding uncharacterized protein LOC111897422, whose amino-acid sequence is MCLQLQLLLLQLLPGFHLSGKIHLKNPLTMRVLKVHAHSESCRAVRFINEGLVILTGSPDCSILAIDIEIGSPNCYFDLRNNCHKRITLPYTGDKYLLHKQSTKWITVMTMATPRLEKGAGVLDKPVIEKTTPGRESEFDLRKSRKMAPPYRVMLHNDNYNKREYVVQVLMKVIPGMIVDNAVNIMLLTWTPL